TACGTGACGACACGCGTCCGCTACGGTAGTCTGTCTGGTAGACGTCGCCAACTCGTAATCGGCTGGAATACGCTTCCGACCACCCGCGAAATCCGACTCGCGGAGACTCTCATCGATGCCGAGTACGATCCAAGCGGCGTCCAACATTCCGCAGGAGTCGGCGAAGAGATTCTCGCCGCCATCTTTGGACGCAACCCGCACGAACACGACCTCTGGGTTTCGAGCGACGAACTGGCAGCGGCGATCATCGACCAGTCGCGCTCTGGGTTATCGACTACGCAAATCGAGATCGACGGTGAAGTGGAAAGCAGCTACGAGGGCGACAGCTACCGCAACGTCCACGACACCCACGAAGTCGATGACGCCGACCGTCCCGCCCTTAGCAGCATCTGGACAGCGAGTACTGGCCACGTGTGGGTGACTGTCGAACGATGGAACACGGGCTACTGCGAATCCGAGTCTAAGGTGTTCATCCGCAGTCTGCAGATGGATGAACCGCACAAAATCGACCTCGACCGCGGCGAGAGCAACCTCCATCTCTCGGGGACGTTCGAGTACGGTGGCGAAGAACTCGACGTGAGCGTCGAAATCATCTGCGTCCCCGAACTCCCGGATCCCCGTAACATGTGGGAGTTTCCGGCGAACCACAGCCTGCGACCCATCACGAGTGACGCAGCTGACGAACTGACTGGTGGTTCCGAAGGATGACAACGAGCAGCGGTTGATTCGAGCCCCGAGAGAGGCGGCAACCCCACCACCCCCTCGACTTCCGATGTAAACTGGGCGTTTCAGCAGGCGTCGTGTCTCGTCGGAACTCGAAAACGTGGTGTGACCGCCACGAGTTCCCGGTTGCCTTAATGGTGCCTTGTTTTGCGGTCGACTAACGGCAGCTTCAGACGCTCTCACGGGAAGATTCCGTCACGCTAACCCGTAATTGGACGCCGTCTGGCGATATGGCATCGCTCAGACGGCTAGCACGGATGTGTCGAGATCTTGCCAAACAGCACGTTGACGACCCGGAAGTACCCGCCGCGCCGGACGGCGCGGGCGGGTACGCGAAATGGGTGCAGATCGCCTTGATTCTGTACCGCGTCGAGTTGGAGAAGAGCCTCCGTGAGACTGAAGACTATCTTAACGAGATGCCCGGTGTCCTCGCCGTGTTCGAACTTGACGAGGCACCGCACTACAGTTCGTTCTGCCGGTGGGAACAAGAGTACCGGATGCGTGACCTGCGCCGCCTGCTCCGCGCTTCGGCGGAGCAGGCGGGCTGGAGTGGTGAAGCCGCGATTGACGCGAGTGGCTTCCAGCGCGATCAAACCAGCTACCACTACCGCGACCGCGCGAATTACTCGTTCCAGTCGATGAAGACGACGATCTTGATCGACGTGAACTCGCTGGCGATCAAGGACGTTCATTTCACGACGAAGAAAGCCTGGGACGGCCACATCGGGATGCAGGTCTTCCGCCGGAACGCGGAAGACCTGCGTGTGTTGTCTGCTGATGCGAACTATTCGTGGAGCGACCTCCGCGAGGAGTGTCGCTCCAACTCAACGCGACCGTTGATCAAGCACAGGGAGCAGACACCGTTGCAGAAGGCCCACAACGCCCGGATGAACGAGGACTACAACCAACGCTGGATGAGCGAGACAGGTTTCTCGCAGTTGAAGGAAGACGACGGCGAGAAGCTCCGCTCCCGGAGCTGGCATGGCCAGTTCCGGGAGCTGACTCGCAAGTGCATCGTGCATAACCTGACGCAGGCGGCGAGTTAGGGCTCGCCGTCTGCTCCCCTTCTCCGGACGTATCCGGGAGAGGCATCGCCGCCGTCACCGGAACAATGGAGCAAGGTACCATAGTTTTGACTCATCAGCAACCGCTGTGAGTGACAGCTACTGCATCTTCTGAGGGCGAGAAGCCGTCTTTAGCGCCGTAAAATTGTAGATCAGCAACCCCACCCCGACGCTGTCTTGCGTTCAACAAGGCACTTAATGGGCAACCAAGGCCGGCATTCAAGTGAGATCGTCACGATCCCTCGACTTGTGACGGTGTGGGGACTTCAAACCGCTCGACGCGAAAAGTGGGTTCACAGGGCTTGAAACAGCCAGTATTCCACTCGCGGGGGCAGCGTTCCGTATGCCCCGATGCGGGCTTGCACGGGAGCTTGGGTAATCGGCCCGCCCGAGGCCTTGTGGAGGCTGAGACGCGGGTTCGATTCTCGCACCCGGACTTTCTGAGGAACGTAGTGACGAAGGAAGCCGGAAGGCGAGAATCGAATCACGCGAGACGAGTGTCAGCGGGTCCCGCACTCGGGTTCGATTCTCGCACCCGGACTATCTCTTAAGTTCCAGTCGGTCGGTGATGTCCCGAGCGACTCCACAGCGAAACACCTCACCTGTCTCCGGATCCTCGAACGTCGTTCCCCTGAACTCGTACGTCGTTCCCCTGAAATCGTGTTCGATCGACTCGCCGTCCTTGGTGAGGAGGCTCAGTTCGACCCGCCGGTCCTCGGAGGCGTCCATCGACGCCAACAACCCCGGGACGTACTCGTGCTCCCCCTCCGGAACGAACTCCTTTGCGTGCATACTCCCGATCTCTTCGCTCGTGTAGCCGGTCGTCTCGCCGAGCGTTTCGTTCCAGAGACGGAGCTGGGCCTCCGCGTCGAGGACGTACACGATATCCTCGACGGTGTTGATGACGGCTTCGAGAAACTGTCGCTCGCGGCGGAGTTCCTCTTGAGAGCGTTTGAGTCGCGTGACGTCGTTGATGAGGACGTACGCCCCCGGTTCGCCGTTGTATGCGACGGGCGCGGCGGCGATCTCCCCGTATCGCTCTTCGTCGTCCAGTCCGAGCAACCGATACTCCCTCGGCTCGGTCGCTTCTCGATCTTCGAGGACCCGGCTGATCCGCTGCCGTGCCCGATCACGATGTTCCGGATGCACGAACCGCTCCGGCTCCGTCCCGATCACGTCTGTCTGGTCCTCGGCTCCGAGGAACTCTGCCGCTTTCGCGTTGCAGTAGACGATCCCTCGATCGGCGGTGAACACGGCGATCGGGACGGGTGCGGTTTCGACGAACGGGTGGAACCGTGTCGTCCGGTTCCGTGACTCCGGGAGGTCGGTGGGTCCGTCAGTTCCGTTGGCCTTGGGAGCGTTCCGCTCGATTCTCGTGTCACCGTTTTCGGCCGTCTTCCGGTCTGAACGCGGCTGTTGTTCGGAATTCGGCTGGTGATCGACCCGTTCACTGCGGTCACGAACGACCCAGACGAGCCGTCCGTTCACCGTGCGGCGGACCGACAGAGCCTGTAGGAACGGAGAGCCGTCTCTCCGAACCCCTTCCACCTCGCCTCGCCAGCCCCGCTCGGGCCGAACCCCGGGGAGGACCTCGCTCTCGATGCGTTTGCACTCCGCCCGTGGATACAACTCACGCCACGGCGTTCCGACGAGAGCGTCCGAGGTGTCGTATCCGAAGCTCACGGCCAGTTCCCTGTTGGCCGTGACGAACGTCTCTCCCTCGACGAGGCCTGCCCCATCTATCGAGGCCGCGATGATCGCACTCCCCTCGGTTGGCGAACGTGTTGGTTCGCCCATAGGTCGGATACTCGTAACGAGATAATCAAAGTTCGGGCTGCGAGAAGTTCACTGATCTCTCGGTCGTCGAGGAGCGAATCCCGCCGAGTGCTCCTGGGAGGCCGTCACATGTGTCGGAGTGGAGTAACTCGTCACGTGGAGGCGTTCGACCTGTCCCTCTCGGTGCTCACCGCCGTTCGGTGTAGCTTCGAACGACCGCGGCCTCCGCCTTCCGAAGCAGTTCCCCGGCCGTACTCGTCGCACAGTCGAGCACGGCGGCGACGTCCGCGACGGTCCCCTCCCGAGGGACCTCGTAGTACCCCACGGCGACCGCCGCATCGAGCGCCGCCCGCTGTCGGTCGGTGAGGCGCGACGACGAGCGCCTGCGCGCGAACTCGTGGACCTGTCGGATGGTGAGGTCGCCGAGTTCGGAGAGCGCCCGGTGAAACGAGCTGAGCGCCTCGGCCTCGCCGACCGCCTCGAACTCGACCTCGCCCGTGTCGAGAAAGCGGGCCGGCGGGAGGAAGACGACCCGTGACGCCGCGATGGTCTCTAAGACCGCTCCCGGGAACTCGTAGTCGGCCTGCCGCAGGAACGCGTACGTTCCGTCGGCCTCTTCGACGACGGCGCTCACGAGAAGCGAGTCGATAGCCTCCACAGCCTCCGCCGTCGACTTCGGGTCGCCGTCACACCAGAGCAGCGTCGTCGCGTCCTCGGTCGGGCTCCACATCAGCAGGTCCACCCGTCCGATCGGCGACTCGCCCACGACCCGCTGGTGGAGCGGGTGGCGGAGTCGCTCCGGGTAGGTGACGGCGAACTGGATGCGTTTCATGCAGCCGTGGCGGGCTGTTCGGGCGTGCGGTATATCAATCAGTGGCTCGCTCTCGGGTAGCTCCGCGTCGGACCGACAGAGGAAGCCAGCGACGCGGACGGACCGAACGCTCGTGTCACCGATGGCCGCCCAGCACGTCGGATCGACAGCGGAGGAGCGTCCGCAGGTGGTCCGCGTCGAGGACGTGCAGCCGTGCGGTCGGGACGCGCGCTTCGAGACGCCGTACGCCCGCCAGCGGGACGTTCGTGTCGCTTTCGCCGTGCCAGAGATGCACGGGTTGGTCGATGGCCGCGAAGTCGACCCCCCAGTCCCGGGTCGACTCGCGGAACTCGGTGACGGCACCGCTCCGGTGCCGGGCGAACGCCTCGACGAAGTCCGCTTTTACCAGTTGCGCGACGCCGTCGGGCACCGACGTGGCGTCGCCCGTGGTGTACTGCGAGACGACGACAGAGGGATCGAGCCGCCGGGCGAGCCACGCCTGGCCACGGAAGAGTCCACGAAGGAGCAACGGCGTCGCCGTCGCCATCCCCGCGAGTGCCCGTTGCATCAGGGGAACCGCGCCGCCCACGCCGGGCGGCGTCGCACCCGCGACGACGTCGACCCGGGTGACTCGACCCGGGAGCGTCTCGGCTGCCGCGAGCGCGTAGGGACTTCCGCCGGAGAACGCGACGAGGCCGGCCGTCTCCACGCCGGTGTCGTCGAGGACGGCGGTGACGAACGCGCCGGCGTCGGCGACCGACCAGTCCGGCCACGGCGTCGACCTGCCGTACCCCGGCCTATCGGGCGCGAGCACCCGGATCCCGGCGCGCCGGGCGACCGGCGCGAGGAGCCCGCCCAGTCGACGGGAGCCGGGTGTCCCGTGGAGGAACACGACCGGGATCCCCTCGGCGCGACCGTATTCGGCGTACGTGAGCCGTCGCTCGTCGTCCAGCCACACGGTGTTCGTGTCCGCCCGGTCCGACATTGCTCTCGAGGACCGATCCGAGGTCGCCATCACTCGTACGTACACGCCCGGGGGGTGAGGAACTGGTGCCGGATGCGTGCGGCACTATTTCTACGAGGAGAGAATCCCGCCGTTTACCGCGGGAGTGAATCCGACAACTCCGCCACAGTCCACCGCCGGTAGCAGGCCGGATATTCCACGCTAATCCACACCATTAATTAGGTTTACCTACATAGGCTATGTATGGCGATTGAGGTCACTCGCACCTACGTTGGTTCCATCCAGAACCACCGGCAGGTCTGCGATGGCTTTGACTCGCTCGGAGATTCCGCCTCGAAAATCTGGAACGTCGCACGATGGACAGCCGACCGCATCTGGAACGCAACCGGCGAAATTCCCGATGAGGGCGTGCTGAAATCGTATATGAAGAACCAAGCGTGCTGGAAAGACCTGAACGCACAATCCAGTCAGAAAGTCATCGAAGAACTTTCTGACGCTTTCCAGTCATGGTTCGACCTGCGACACAAAGACGACACGGCAAATCCGCCCGGATACCGCAAACACGGCGATACTCGACCACGTAGTACGGTCACGTTCAAAGAAGACGGGTTCAAACACGACCCCGAGAACAACAGAGTCCGGCTCTCGAAAGGCTCGAACCTGAAAGAGTATTGGTCGGACTTCCTGCTTTGTGAGTACCGGACGCGCCCCGACGTTGACCTCTCGGAAGTCAACTCGGTGCAGAACGTCCGCGCCGTCTGGAACGGTGACGAATGGGAACTGCATTTCGTCTGCAAAGTCGAACTCGAAACCAACGGCTCCGCAGGCGATGGTGTTGCTGGTATCGACCTCGGTATCAAGAACATCGCCACGGTCGCGTTCCCCGACGAATACGTCCTGTACCCCGGTAACTTGCTTAAGCAGGATAAACACTACTTCACACGTGCTGAGTACGACACGGAAGGTGAGAACGGCCCGTCCGAGAAGTCGATGTGGGCGCGTCAGAAACTCGCAGACCGTGAATCACATTTCTACCACGTCCTCTCAGATACCATCATAACGGAGTGTGTTGAACGCGGTGTTGGCACGCTTGCGGTGAGTTGGCCTGAAGACGTGCGTAACTCTGACTGGGGTAAGACTGGCAACAAGAAGTTGCATACGTGGGCGTTCGACCGTCTCTACCAGTACCTCGCGTACAAAGGCGAAGAACGTGGTGTTGAGGTGCTAAAGGAGAACGAATGGAACACCTCGAAGACGTGTTCACGGTGTGGTGACGACGCGAAGTCGAACCGCAAGCACCGTGGATTGTACGTTTGTCAGTCGTGTACGTTGGTAGCCAACGCGGATTGCAACGGAGCGGAGAACATGCGTCAGAAGATAACTCCGAGTCCTCACGGTGAGGATAGGAGTAACGGCTGTGTGGCACAGCCATCGACATACTTGTTTGATTCGGAGAGTAGGGCGTTTTCCCCGCGAGAACAGGTCATGTCGTAGACCAGCAAATATCCCACCTGCGGTATGGGAAGCCCCGTCGTTTACGACGGGGAGGATGTCACTTAGCCAAGTCGTCGGAGCGAGGGAGCCGAGGACGACCCACTACACCGCGGTACACCTGGTTTATTGTAATGTGTCTGAACTATATCCGACGGCGGGCAGTAGTCGTCGGTATGTCGCATCCAGACACAGCGACCGACCGGCCGACGATAACCCAGTTCACGGACCCGATGTGCACGTGGTGCTGGGGCTCGGAGCCCGTGATCAGACACCTTCGCACCGCGTTCGGCGCGCAAGTACGAATCGGGTACGTCATGGGGGGACTCGTCGAGGACTTCGACGGCTTTTACGACGCGGCAAACGACATCGCGGCCCCGAGCGACGTCGCCCCGCACTGGCTCGACGCGGCCGAGCGTCACGGCATGCCCGTCGACGTGGAGATCTTCGAGGCGAACCCGGCACGGTCGACGTACCCGGCGAGCGTGGCGTTCGCCGCCGCCCGACAGCAGGACGTCGATCTGGCCCACCGGTATCTCCGACGCCTGCGCGAGGCGTACGCGACGCAGGTGCGCAACGTCAACGAGCGGGACGTCCAGGTCGACCTTGCGCGGTCGGTCGGCCTCGACGTCGACGACTTCACCGCGGCTCTGGACGACGGAACCGCACGCGCGGCGTTCGAGGACGACCTCTCGCGGACCCGTGACGCCGGCGTCCAGGCGTTCCCGACCTATCACATCCAGGGACCGTCCGGCAGCCGTCGAGCGACCGGATTCGCGTCGTTCGACACCCTCGCGGCCGAGTTGCGGTCGGTCGCGCCGTCGCTGGAGCCCTCGTCCCCACCGCCGGTCAGGCGGTTCGTCGCCGCGTACGGCCCCGTCGCGACGCGCGAAGTCGCGGAAGTGTACGACCTCGACGACGACCACGCTCGACAGGTGTTGGAGTCGCTCGTCGACGACGGAGCGCTCGTTCGAGAGCGGCGGGGCACCGGCCTGTTCTGGCAGACGACCGACGGGGGTGACGACTGATGGGCCTGCTCCACGACGGCGAGTGGGAGCCCGACGCAACCCGCGACCAGTACGACCACGACGCCTTCGACGACCGCGTTGAGGACGCACCCGACGCGACGTTCCCCGCGGAGGCGGGTCGGTATCACCTCTACGTCTCGCGGGCGTGTCCGTGGGCGCACCGGGCGGCACTCACGCGCCGACTGCTCGGGTTCGACGGGGCGGTTTCGGTCGACGTGGTCGATCCCGTTCGCCACGACCGAGGGTGGGAGTTCACCCCCGGGAAGGCGAACTGTACCCCGGACTCGGTACACGGTCACGACACCCTCTTCGAGGTGTTCCAGGAGGCCGACCCAGACTACACGGGACCGGTGACTGTCCCCGTCTTCTACGACCGGGAGCGCCACACCATCGTCCACGAGGAGTCCGCCGAGATCGCCCGGATGCTCGCCACCGAGTTCGATCACCTCGCGACTACCGACCGGGACCTCTATCCCGAACCGATGCGCGAGCGGATCGACGATGCCATCGAGGAGATCCACACGACGATCAACACGGCCGTCTACCGTGCCGGGTTCGCCGACTCGCAGGCCGACTACGAGACGGCGGTGTGGGCGCTCTTCGACGCGCTGTCGCGGTGGGACGACCACCTCGGGAGCAACCGGTACGTCGTCGGCGACCGCCTCACGCTCGCCGACGTGTTCTTCTTCCCGACGCTGTATCGGTTCGACGCCGTCTACCACACCCACTTCAACTGTAACGTCCGCCGGCTGGTCGACTTCGACCACCTCTGGGACTACGCCAGGGACCTGTACCAGACACCGGGCGTCGCGGAGACCTGTAACATGGACCAGGTCAAGGCCCACTACTACCGGAGCCACGGCGAGATCAACCCGACGGGTATCGTCCCGGTCGGCCCCGAGCAGGACTGGACGGAGTCGGTCGAAGCGCGACGGCAGATGCGGGAGTAGGGGACATCAGACGGTACCACGGTGGGGACGGTGTCGCCGGCGGGCGTGTTTCACCGCGACGCCCGTGTTCGACGGCTTGTCCGGGGTGGGTCGCGCCGAGCGGACGCGTCCACGAACGCGTTCCGCCGGTCGGGGGAGTGGACCTCGACGCCGACGGAAGCGAGTCGCGGCCGGAGCAGACCACGCAGGTGTCTTCCGGGGAACCAGGTGTGCCGCGGGTTGTCTGAACTATTTGCGCGTCGGACTCGTGGGTCGGCGTACCGATGCAACGCAGCGAGCGCAGTCACGGACCCCAGTGGAGCGGACGATGACCGACGCGCACGCGCCAGGCCTCGATGGGGTGTCGGTCGCGGAGACACGGCTCAGCCGGATCGACGGCGAGGCGGGGGAACTCCTCGTTCGCGGGTATCCGATCGACGACCTGGCCGGCAACGCCACGTACGAAGAAACGGTCTTCCTGTTGCTCAACGGGCGTCTGCCCACCGCCGAGGAGCGAGCCGACTTTCGGGCCGAACTCGCCGCCCACCGCGGGATCGGCGAGGAAGTACTGGCGGTGCTCGAACGCGCGGCACGGGAGGGGAAACCGGCCATGGACGCCCTCCGGATGGGCGTCGCAGCGGCGACACTCGGGGTCGAGGAGCAGGACTCCGAGACGGACGTCAGGCGCGTGATCGGAGTGTTCCCGACGATCGTGGCGGCGTACTGGCGATACCGACAGGGACGGGAACCAGTCGCCCCCCGCGACGACCTGCGTCACGCGGCGAACTACCTGTACATGCTGACCGGCGAGGAGGCGTCCGACTCCCGGGTCGACGGCCTCGAAACCTACCTCACCGCCGTCGTCGACCACGGCCTCAACGCGTCGACGTTCAGCGCCCGTGTCGTCGTCTCGACCGAGTCCGACCTCGTCTCCGCGGCGACCGCCGCCGTCGGGACGCTCAAGGGGCCCCTCCACGGCGGGGCACCGGGACCGGTCCTGGAGATGCTCCGAGACGTCCACGAATCGGGCGATTCCGAGGGGTACGTCCGCGAGACGTTGGACGCCGGCGAGCGGCTGATGGGGTTCGGCCACCGGGTGTACCGGGTCCGAGATCCCCGGGCGGCCGTCCTGGAATCGGCCGCCACGCGCGTCTCCGAGGAGCGTGAGGACGGGGACGCGGCGCTCTTCGAGACCGCGACGGCGTTCGAGGCGACCGCGACCGGGATACTGGCGGACCACGTGCCCGGACGGCGACTGGAGACGAACGTCGAGTTCTACACCGCGGTGCTCCTCGACGGCGTCGGGATCCCGAAGGAACTGTTCAGCGCGACGTTCGCCGTCTCACGGGTGGCCGGGTGGATGGCGCACGGACTCGAACAGTTAGACGACAACCGACTCGTCCGACCGACTGCACGCTACATCGGCGAGACCGGACGGTCGTGGACCCCGATCGAAGAACGGTAGCCGACACAGGGTCGGAAATCCTGTTCCTCGCCGGGATCCGATTCACTGATCGGTCCCGCCGACTCGTCGACGCGATGCGGTGGGCCACGCGCTGGGTCTCATAGACAGCCCGATATGTACGTCGAGGGTTCGGACGGTCGGACGTATTCTCCCCCCTTCAGGCGTCTCGAAGGCCCATCTGGTCACCGACCCGACACTCCGACGATCCGGTTTCCCGGGCGAAACCTGGTTTACTATAATTTGTCTGAAATATATCCGGTCGGGGTCCCTCTCTCCTCGTGCAACGATGTCACCGACCGACACTCGATACACGACGATCCGAACCGCACAGACGCACGATGATCGACCCACCCGCGGCTCGACGGGAGGCGAGCGCTGATGGTGTTCACCTCGACGGTGTCGGGAGCGACGTTCCTCCTCAGTCGGCTCCTGTTCGCACTCGTCATCGGCTACCTCGCCCTCGGGAACCTGCTCGACCTCGAATCGTCGGTGGGGTACGCGGAACACAAGGGCGTACCGCTGGCCGCCGTCAGCGTCCCGCTGGGAAGCCTCGGGCTGATCGCCGGTGCCCTCGCGGTCCTCGTCGGCGTCTACCCCGCCGTGGGCGCGCTGGCAGTGGCTGGCTTCCTCGCCCCGATAACCGTCATCATGCACGACTTCTGGGCCCAGGAGGGCGAAGAGCGGCAGAACGAACAGATTCACTTCCTGAAGAACGTCGGTCTGCTCGGTACGGCGCTGGTGTTCGCAGCGCTGTCGAGCGTGGCCTGGCCGCTGGCGGTCGGCGTAGGGCTCTGAGAGCGATGGGTGCGACCGAGATCTCGACGCGGGCCGAGCGGACGGCGGGCGTTCCGTGGCGGTCGCCGGCACTGATCGCCATCCTCGCGGCCACGCTGATGACGCCGCTGGACGTCCCGTTGATCAGCGCCACGCTCCCGGAGATCCAGTCAGTGTTCGGCGTCTCCGAGTCGCGGGCCGGGCTGTTCATCACGCTCTACGCGCTTCCCGGGATCCTGCTGGCTCCGATCATCGGTGCGCTCGCCGACCGGGTCGGCAGGCGAGCGGTCCTCACCGGGAGCCTCGTGCTCTTCGGGCTCGCCGGCTCCGCGATCGCGTTCACGAACGGCTTTACCGTTGCGCTCTCCCTCCGCGGCCTCCAGGGGTTCGCCGCCGGGAGCGTCCTCTCGGCGCTCGCCATGACGGTCGTCGGAGACCGGTACACCGGTCGGCGGCACGATGCGGTCATGGGCGTCACGTCGGCCGTGCTCTCGCTCGGGACCGCGGTGTACCCGGTCGTCGGCGGGTATCTGGCTGCGCACGCCTGGAACGCGCCGTTTCTGGTGTACGCGCTCACGCTCCCCGTCGCCGGGCTGGTGTGGGTCGCACTCGACGACTCCGACTCGTCACCCGACGGCGACGATCGCGGCTACGTCCGGGCGGCACTGCGTCTCGTCCCGGCGCGCCAGGCGCTCGTCCTGTACGGCACCATGTTCGTCTCCTTCACCCTCCTCTTCGGCGGGCTGTACACCGCACTCCCCTTCTACCTCTCCGACACGTTCGGCTTCGCGCCGCACACGGTCGGGCTCGTCACCAGCGCCGTGCTGTTGGTGACGGCCGCGGTTTCGACGCAGAACGGCCGACTGACCGCCCGGGCGTCGAAGACGACGCTCGTCGTCGGTGGGTTCGGCCTGTACGCCGTCGGCTTCCTGGGTGTCGCACACGCGAGTACGGTCCCGCTTCTGGTCGGCGCACTGCTCGTCTTCGGCACCGGGAACGGTCTCGTCACGCCCACGCTGTTCGCCAGTATAAGCGCGCTCGCGCCCGACGGCGTCCGGGCCGGCGTGATGAGCCTGCAGACGACCACCATCGGCGTGAGTCAGGCCGTCGGACCGGCGCTGTTCACGCTCTTGGGCGGCCTCGTCGGCTACCAGGGGACGCTGCTCGGTGGGAGCCTCAGCGCCGCCCTCGGGGCCGGCATCCTCGGCGTCGTCACGCTCGACTAGGACGACTCAACGTTTAACAGGGTGGCGGGAGCCTGACAGGTATGGTCGATGCACCGTCCGACAGGAACCAGGTCGCGACGGACGCCGAGTCGGCGTTCATGACGCTGAGTCACGACCTCCGGCTGGAGATACTGCTCGCGCTCTGGGACGCTCCCGGCTTCTCGCTGTCGTTCTCCGAGCTGCGGAAGGCAGTCGGCGAACGGGACTCGGGGAGTTTCACCTATCACCTCTCGGAGCTCCGGGGACAGTTCGTCGCCAAGACCGACGCGGGCTACGAGCTGCAGTACCCGGGCCACCGCGTCCTCGACGCGATCAAGAGCGGCGTCTTCCACGAACAAGTGACCGTCGGGCCGGTCGAACTCGACGACGACTGCCGGGAGTGCGGGGAGGGACTCCGGTTCGAGTACGACACCGACTACATCGGTCGCGTCCGGTGTCTCGGCTGTGGGGACCGCACGCTGGAGTGGCCGTTCGATCCCGGCGGAACCGTCGATCGGGAGCCCGAGGGGATCGTCGCCGCCTTCGACCGACGGACGCGTCTCGTCTGGTCGTGTGCCCTCGACGGCGTCTGCCCGTTCTGTGCCGGTCGAATCGATCGCGAACTGGCCAGTCGCGTCCACGAGTTGGGGACGTGCATCGGCGTCCTCGAACAGCTCGACCGGTACGACGAGTACTTCGCCCGCGAGCACTCGGCGGTCGTCTCGGTCGACTGCGACCGCTGCAGCTTCTACAGCTTCATCCCCGTCGGGGTCGTCCTGCTGACTCGACCGACCGTGACGGCGCAACTCTGCGACGCCGGCGTCGACGTCCGGGAGACGCCCCTGTGGGCGCTCGGGTTCGTCGTCGACGCCGACGCCGTCACCGTCCAAGAGGGCGACGTCACGCGCGTCACGGTGACGATTCCCGACGCGAACGAGCCGCTGGGCTTCACCCTCGACGAGTCGTTCGAGCACGTCGAGGAGGCTTCCTTGGACCAGTAAAAGCGGGTTCCGACGAGGATCTGCACAGGAGATAATAACTATCAAATTTATTACTGGAACTGAGTTCACCGAGCGCTTAATTGCCTTACATCCGTGGAACACAACGAGAAATGGACGTAACCGATAGCGAACATATCGTCGCACTGTGTGGCAGCCAGCGCGAGGGGAGTTACACCCGACAGGCGCTCGAACGGACGCTGTCCGCGGCGGCGTCGAGCGGCGCGACGACCGACCTCGTGGATCTCGCGGCGCTCGATCTGCCGGTGTTCGACCCCGACCGCCCCGACGCCGGGGACGCAACCGAACTCCGTCGCCGCGTCCGGGAGGCCGACGCGATCGTGTTGGGGACGCCGATGTACCACGGATCGTACTCGTCG
This Salinigranum marinum DNA region includes the following protein-coding sequences:
- a CDS encoding IS5 family transposase, which codes for MASLRRLARMCRDLAKQHVDDPEVPAAPDGAGGYAKWVQIALILYRVELEKSLRETEDYLNEMPGVLAVFELDEAPHYSSFCRWEQEYRMRDLRRLLRASAEQAGWSGEAAIDASGFQRDQTSYHYRDRANYSFQSMKTTILIDVNSLAIKDVHFTTKKAWDGHIGMQVFRRNAEDLRVLSADANYSWSDLREECRSNSTRPLIKHREQTPLQKAHNARMNEDYNQRWMSETGFSQLKEDDGEKLRSRSWHGQFRELTRKCIVHNLTQAAS
- a CDS encoding PAS domain S-box protein, whose protein sequence is MGEPTRSPTEGSAIIAASIDGAGLVEGETFVTANRELAVSFGYDTSDALVGTPWRELYPRAECKRIESEVLPGVRPERGWRGEVEGVRRDGSPFLQALSVRRTVNGRLVWVVRDRSERVDHQPNSEQQPRSDRKTAENGDTRIERNAPKANGTDGPTDLPESRNRTTRFHPFVETAPVPIAVFTADRGIVYCNAKAAEFLGAEDQTDVIGTEPERFVHPEHRDRARQRISRVLEDREATEPREYRLLGLDDEERYGEIAAAPVAYNGEPGAYVLINDVTRLKRSQEELRRERQFLEAVINTVEDIVYVLDAEAQLRLWNETLGETTGYTSEEIGSMHAKEFVPEGEHEYVPGLLASMDASEDRRVELSLLTKDGESIEHDFRGTTYEFRGTTFEDPETGEVFRCGVARDITDRLELKR
- a CDS encoding helix-turn-helix domain-containing protein; the protein is MKRIQFAVTYPERLRHPLHQRVVGESPIGRVDLLMWSPTEDATTLLWCDGDPKSTAEAVEAIDSLLVSAVVEEADGTYAFLRQADYEFPGAVLETIAASRVVFLPPARFLDTGEVEFEAVGEAEALSSFHRALSELGDLTIRQVHEFARRRSSSRLTDRQRAALDAAVAVGYYEVPREGTVADVAAVLDCATSTAGELLRKAEAAVVRSYTERR
- a CDS encoding alpha/beta hydrolase; amino-acid sequence: MSDRADTNTVWLDDERRLTYAEYGRAEGIPVVFLHGTPGSRRLGGLLAPVARRAGIRVLAPDRPGYGRSTPWPDWSVADAGAFVTAVLDDTGVETAGLVAFSGGSPYALAAAETLPGRVTRVDVVAGATPPGVGGAVPLMQRALAGMATATPLLLRGLFRGQAWLARRLDPSVVVSQYTTGDATSVPDGVAQLVKADFVEAFARHRSGAVTEFRESTRDWGVDFAAIDQPVHLWHGESDTNVPLAGVRRLEARVPTARLHVLDADHLRTLLRCRSDVLGGHR
- a CDS encoding transposase, giving the protein MAIEVTRTYVGSIQNHRQVCDGFDSLGDSASKIWNVARWTADRIWNATGEIPDEGVLKSYMKNQACWKDLNAQSSQKVIEELSDAFQSWFDLRHKDDTANPPGYRKHGDTRPRSTVTFKEDGFKHDPENNRVRLSKGSNLKEYWSDFLLCEYRTRPDVDLSEVNSVQNVRAVWNGDEWELHFVCKVELETNGSAGDGVAGIDLGIKNIATVAFPDEYVLYPGNLLKQDKHYFTRAEYDTEGENGPSEKSMWARQKLADRESHFYHVLSDTIITECVERGVGTLAVSWPEDVRNSDWGKTGNKKLHTWAFDRLYQYLAYKGEERGVEVLKENEWNTSKTCSRCGDDAKSNRKHRGLYVCQSCTLVANADCNGAENMRQKITPSPHGEDRSNGCVAQPSTYLFDSESRAFSPREQVMS
- a CDS encoding DsbA family protein — encoded protein: MSHPDTATDRPTITQFTDPMCTWCWGSEPVIRHLRTAFGAQVRIGYVMGGLVEDFDGFYDAANDIAAPSDVAPHWLDAAERHGMPVDVEIFEANPARSTYPASVAFAAARQQDVDLAHRYLRRLREAYATQVRNVNERDVQVDLARSVGLDVDDFTAALDDGTARAAFEDDLSRTRDAGVQAFPTYHIQGPSGSRRATGFASFDTLAAELRSVAPSLEPSSPPPVRRFVAAYGPVATREVAEVYDLDDDHARQVLESLVDDGALVRERRGTGLFWQTTDGGDD